One region of Gossypium raimondii isolate GPD5lz chromosome 6, ASM2569854v1, whole genome shotgun sequence genomic DNA includes:
- the LOC105774743 gene encoding RPM1-interacting protein 4, whose protein sequence is MSEAKLRSHVPKFGDWDNGDLPYTTYFENARKEKAGIRMNPNDPEENPEALMYTRGGPESNYDGRSVPVTADKHHQNAANKDGSSYDHQKSARRQRNTALESENNTGSDRSILPSNHRRRNSGQKNGRPGGSAFSASVSGQSQRTGNHQLDGNKHHRTPSVPKFGEWDETDPTSGEGFTVIFNRLKEKQAAPSSNYQTVAPEVKTMNYSKLKICCCLFSRGNE, encoded by the exons ATGTCTGAAGCAAAGCTG CGTTCTCATGTTCCAAAATTTGGTGACTGGGACAATGGTGATCTACCATATACAACCTACTTTGAGAATGCTCGCAAAGAGAAAGCTGGCATAAGGATGAACCCTAATGACCCTGAGGAGAATCCTGAGGCCCTCATGTATACGAGGGGAGGCCCGGAAAGCAACTACGATGGCCGGTCCGTGCCGGTCACGGCCGATAAACACCATCAGAATGCTGCTAATAAAGATGGTTCTTCTTATGATCATCAAAAGAGCGCAAGAAGGCAACGGAACACAGCACTGGAATCCGAAAACAACACCGGATCGGACCGTTCGATTCTGCCTTCGAATCATCGACGTCGAAACTCGGGTCAAAAGAATGGTCGGCCTGGTGGAAGTGCCTTCTCTGCATCTGTCTCAGGACAATCACAAAGAACTGGGAACCATCAACTTGATGGTAATAAA CATCATAGAACACCATCAGTTCCAAAATTTGGGGAATGGGATGAAACAGATCCCACATCGGGAGAAGGGTTTACAGTAATATTTAACCGATTGAAGGAGAAGCAAGCAGCCCCCTCATCCAATTATCAAACCGTGGCTCCGGAAGTTAAAACCATGAATTACTCTAAGTTAAAG ATATGTTGCTGTTTATTTTCACGTGGAAATGAGTAA
- the LOC105773343 gene encoding probable tyrosine-protein phosphatase DSP4 yields MASSTFIVQNRSFTYIIFKNNNEFLKVNGIRLFQFHIEKCKEPFVNIPEETIREALNVVLDVNNHPLLIHCRRGKHRTGCLVGCLRKMQRWYLSSIFDEYQRFAGAKARVSDQRFIERFDVSSSKR; encoded by the exons ATGGCGTCATCGACGTTTATTGTTCAAAATAGATCATTTACGTACATAATTTtcaaa aacaataacGAGTTTTTGAAGGTTAATGGAATCCGGCTTTTCCAATTTCATATCGAAAAATGCAAG GAACCCTTTGTGAACATTCCAGAGGAAACAATCCGGGAAGCATTGAATGTCGTTCTTG ATGTAAATAACCACCCACTACTAATCCATTGCAGACGAGGAAAG CACCGTACCGGTTGTCTTGTGGGATGCTTAAGAAAAATGCAGAGATGGTACCTCTCTTCCATTTTTGACGAATACCAGCGGTTCGCCGGTGCCAAAGCAAGAGTGTCTGACCAAAGGTTCATTGAGAGGTTCGATGTTTCATCTTCAAAGAGATAG